The nucleotide sequence TTTGACGTCATTCGCGCTGGATTTTTATTTTTCACCGTTGAGGTGACGGGCCATTGACGTAATGGCGATGTGCTTATAGTCTGCTGAAAAACCGGTCAAGATTTCCTTCACCCGACAACAGAAATATCCGCTCAGCAGGGAGGCGGTTCATGCGCAAATCACTCGTCTTTAAATGCGTTTTGTTGTCGGTGCTCTCTAATGGTGCAGCAGTGGTGAGCGCGCAGGCGAGCAATTTGGCCTATGAAATTAGTCGCATAGGCGGCTCCTGTGAAGAAGCCGCGCCGCAACGGGGCACGGCGGTCGAGGAACAGAGTGGCGCACCTTTCACCCTGGGTGTCAGCTCGGCAATCCCGGCGGGCGCCAACGAAACCAACTTGGCCGCTAACACTAAACAGCAGTTCAATATTCTTGTTGAATCTGCAGCCAAAGTGAGCGCTTCCGTCAATACTTCCTCCTGCGACGGATTAATGGCGCAACTTGCCCAGGGTAAATTTCTGGCAAATTCCGATACTCCGACTAAGGTGTTGAGTGCTGGCACCGAAGTCTTTACCAATCAACCGATTGCAGTCTCCTTGCCGGCCGCGGCGTGGTTGTTTTCGTCTGCATTGTTTGGTTTCGTAATGGTCGCCAATCGCCGCAAGGTTTAGCGGTAATGGGTGCGCATGCGCTGGTAGAACAATAATTAGTTGATATCAATTTGATGTGCTGATGATGGCACTCAAGTTGACGGGTTATATAGTGGGTGTTTGGCGATGTAGTTGCTGAATGACGGGTACTTATTATTAAAGTGCTACTAATTTGGCGGGTATGCATCGGGGGTAATATGTTTGACTGCACGTTGTTGTTAAATAAGAAACTTCCTTCGCAAAAGCCTGCCCGTCAGGGGATTTTTACGCCGGCGCGCCAGACACCGGTCGCCGCCAGGCGCAAGCAATCCCGTGGTGAGCAATTTCTCGATGTGCGCAGGGGTGAGCGTGATTTGCTCCCCGTTTTATGCAAAGCTTCTTACATGGCTATCTAGGCGGAGGGACCCCGATGTCACGTTTCTTGCTACCCGTATTTTGTGCGCTGGCTGTTCTGCCCAGCGTTTCCAGTGCCGCTGAAAATAACGCCTACCATTTGAACCAGGGCGATCGAATCGCGATTTCCGTCTGGGGCGAAGACAAGCTCAAGGAAGAAGTCACCGTGCTTCCCGATGGCAGCATCACTTTCCCGCTGACAGGCAAGGTCGATGTCCTGGGGCTGGACTCCACCGCCGTCGAAGAGCGGCTGGCCGCCAAGCTCGAGAAGTTCATACCCGATCCGCAGGTCAGCGTGGTCGTCACCGGCACTGCGGGCAACATCGTCTACGTGCAAGGCAAGGTGCTCAAGCCTGGCACCGTGCCGATGGTGGGCCCGACCACCGTGCTGCAAGCGTTGAGCCTCACCGGTGGCTTGGACAAATTCGCCGACAAGGGTGAAATCAAGGTGGTCCGGAACAAGGGGGGCGCGCAGCAGATCCTTCCGGTGAACTACAGCGACCTGATGTCCGGACGTGACATGTCTACCAACATCCAATTGCAGGCCGGCGATACGCTGGTCGTGCCATAGCCTTGCGCCAAGTATTGGGTGTGACCTTGATGGCGCTGAGAACAACCGGAGTAGCCACGGCAATCTTTGTCCTGCCGTGCTCCGGTGTGGCCTACGCTGCGACCTGGCAGTCGGCGATCACCGTGCCCACGATGGTCGAATACGACAGCAACCCGACGTTGGCTACCAGCAACGAAAAGGGGGTGACGCGCTACATCCTTGCGCCGGACGCCATCCTCATCGGGACAGCCGATCAGGATGAATTCCAGTTCGGTCTTGGCGTGTATGCCGTGCGTTCCTCGGACACGGACATCGTGACCGACCGCGAGGACCCGCGACTCAAGCTGGGTTGGCAGCGCGAGACCGAAACCGGCGCTTTCGGCCTCACGGCCCGGTATGAGGAAAGCTCCACGTTGTCCTCGACCGTCCAGGAAACCGGCGTGGTGGTGCCCGATGGCACACAGAAAATGACCT is from Pseudomonas sp. MYb118 and encodes:
- a CDS encoding polysaccharide biosynthesis/export family protein — encoded protein: MSRFLLPVFCALAVLPSVSSAAENNAYHLNQGDRIAISVWGEDKLKEEVTVLPDGSITFPLTGKVDVLGLDSTAVEERLAAKLEKFIPDPQVSVVVTGTAGNIVYVQGKVLKPGTVPMVGPTTVLQALSLTGGLDKFADKGEIKVVRNKGGAQQILPVNYSDLMSGRDMSTNIQLQAGDTLVVP